A single region of the Gilliamella apis genome encodes:
- a CDS encoding carbohydrate kinase family protein encodes MNDIKIVAIGEFLWDCLPNGKKIGGAAANFCYHAKSAGANAILVSAIGDDDNGRELREQIEKLQIPQQIQISANYPTGTVLVKLDSAGKPTYDIVNPVAWDDIQLTNQLLELIQQDDLDAIYFGSLIQRNIHNHELLQKIINHRSQKSKIIVDINLRQNHYNHATLLLCIEHANILKLNDEELPIVADLLKIKADPQALFNYLNQHYQLELLIYTCGSEGSHLITQNEQNHCPAEKITPIDTVGAGDSFMAISSVLYLKGKQLQEINSKANHIAAYVCTQSGPMPILPQAYIAEL; translated from the coding sequence ATGAATGACATAAAGATTGTTGCAATAGGTGAATTTTTATGGGATTGTTTACCTAATGGGAAAAAGATTGGCGGAGCTGCCGCCAACTTTTGTTATCATGCTAAATCAGCTGGAGCAAATGCAATATTAGTTTCTGCAATTGGCGATGACGACAATGGTAGAGAATTACGTGAACAGATTGAAAAACTGCAAATCCCACAACAAATTCAAATATCTGCAAATTATCCAACTGGAACGGTATTAGTTAAATTAGATTCAGCTGGTAAACCCACTTATGATATTGTTAATCCTGTAGCTTGGGATGATATTCAATTAACAAATCAACTATTAGAACTTATCCAGCAAGATGATTTAGATGCAATCTATTTCGGCAGTTTAATTCAACGTAATATACATAATCATGAATTATTGCAAAAGATTATTAACCACAGGTCTCAAAAAAGCAAAATTATTGTTGATATTAATTTACGTCAAAATCATTATAACCACGCAACTTTACTTCTTTGTATTGAACATGCCAATATTTTGAAGTTAAATGATGAAGAATTACCAATTGTTGCTGATTTATTAAAGATAAAGGCAGATCCACAAGCGCTTTTCAATTATCTAAATCAACATTATCAACTTGAATTATTAATTTATACCTGTGGTAGTGAAGGTAGTCATCTTATTACCCAAAATGAACAGAATCATTGTCCTGCTGAAAAAATCACCCCAATTGATACTGTTGGTGCTGGTGATTCATTTATGGCAATAAGTAGCGTGTTATATTTAAAAGGTAAACAATTACAGGAAATTAATAGTAAAGCAAATCATATTGCAGCATATGTTTGTACTCAAAGCGGACCTATGCCTATTTTACCGCAAGCATATATAGCCGAATTATAA
- the thrS gene encoding threonine--tRNA ligase has product MPIITLPDGSQRQFDKPVTVLEVAQSIGAGLAKACIAGRVNGERKDACDVIEHDATLAIITAKDEDGLEIIRHSCAHLLGHAIKQLWPNTQMAIGPTIDNGFYYDVDLDHSLTQEDLDALEKRMHELAKKDYEVKKEVVSWERAREVFWERHEPYKIAILDENIPKDSTPALYHHEEYIDMCRGPHVPNMRFCHHFKLQKVAGAYWRGNSDNKMLQRIYGTAWADKKQLDSYLQFLEEAAKRDHRKIGKQLDLYHMQEEAPGMVFWHNDGWIIFRELEVFVRTKLKEYDYQEVKGPFMMDRVLWEKTGHWGNYKELMFVTSSENREYCIKPMNCPGHVQIFNQGLKSYRDLPLRMAEFGSCHRNEPSGSLHGLMRVRGFTQDDAHIFCTEGQIRSEVNSCIKMVYDTYSTFGFKDITVKLSTRPEKRIGKDETWDLAEKDLAECLQENGIEFEYLPGEGAFYGPKIEFTLHDCLGRAWQCGTVQLDFMLPERLDATYVGEDNERHVPVMIHRAILGSMERFMGILTEDCAGFFPTWLAPLQVAVINITDNQADYAKQLTEQLQKVGIRAKADLRNEKIGFKIREHTLKRVPYMFVCGDKEMESGTISVRTRQGKDLGSFEVKHVIELLLNEIHSRSLEQMN; this is encoded by the coding sequence ATGCCAATTATTACTCTTCCTGATGGAAGTCAACGTCAATTTGATAAACCTGTTACTGTATTAGAAGTAGCACAAAGTATTGGTGCAGGACTTGCTAAAGCCTGTATCGCAGGCCGTGTTAATGGTGAACGTAAAGATGCGTGTGATGTTATCGAGCATGACGCAACGTTAGCTATTATTACCGCCAAAGATGAAGATGGACTTGAAATTATTCGTCATTCTTGTGCTCATTTATTAGGACATGCCATCAAACAATTATGGCCTAATACTCAGATGGCTATCGGGCCTACTATTGATAATGGCTTTTATTATGATGTCGATTTAGATCACTCTTTAACTCAGGAAGATCTTGATGCTTTAGAAAAACGAATGCATGAATTGGCTAAAAAAGATTATGAAGTTAAAAAAGAAGTAGTGAGTTGGGAACGTGCAAGAGAAGTGTTTTGGGAACGTCACGAACCTTATAAAATTGCTATTTTAGATGAAAACATTCCTAAAGATTCTACACCAGCACTTTATCATCATGAAGAATATATTGATATGTGTCGTGGGCCTCATGTTCCTAATATGCGTTTTTGTCACCATTTTAAATTACAAAAAGTTGCTGGCGCTTATTGGCGTGGTAATAGTGATAACAAAATGTTACAACGCATCTATGGAACTGCATGGGCAGATAAAAAACAACTCGACAGTTATTTACAATTTCTAGAAGAAGCGGCAAAACGCGATCATCGTAAAATTGGTAAACAACTTGATCTTTATCATATGCAAGAAGAAGCACCAGGTATGGTATTTTGGCATAATGATGGTTGGATTATTTTCCGTGAATTGGAAGTTTTTGTTCGTACCAAACTGAAAGAATATGATTATCAAGAAGTGAAAGGTCCATTTATGATGGATCGTGTACTTTGGGAAAAAACAGGGCATTGGGGTAACTATAAAGAATTAATGTTTGTTACTTCATCAGAAAACCGAGAATATTGTATTAAGCCAATGAACTGTCCTGGCCATGTGCAAATTTTTAATCAAGGTCTTAAATCTTATCGTGATCTTCCATTACGTATGGCGGAATTTGGTAGTTGTCATCGAAATGAACCTTCAGGTTCTTTGCACGGATTAATGCGTGTGCGTGGTTTTACTCAAGATGATGCGCATATCTTTTGTACCGAAGGGCAAATTCGAAGTGAAGTAAATAGCTGTATCAAAATGGTCTATGATACTTATAGTACGTTTGGCTTTAAAGATATCACGGTTAAATTATCGACTCGTCCAGAAAAACGTATTGGTAAAGATGAAACTTGGGATTTAGCAGAAAAAGATTTAGCTGAATGTTTGCAAGAAAATGGCATTGAATTTGAATATTTACCTGGTGAAGGGGCATTCTATGGTCCAAAAATTGAATTTACTTTACATGATTGCTTAGGTCGAGCATGGCAATGCGGTACAGTTCAACTTGACTTTATGTTACCAGAACGATTAGATGCAACTTATGTTGGTGAAGATAATGAACGCCATGTTCCTGTTATGATTCACCGAGCTATACTTGGTTCAATGGAACGCTTCATGGGTATATTGACCGAAGATTGTGCTGGATTCTTCCCAACTTGGTTAGCGCCGTTACAAGTAGCAGTTATCAATATTACTGATAATCAAGCCGATTATGCCAAACAATTAACCGAGCAACTACAAAAAGTTGGCATTAGAGCAAAAGCGGACTTGAGAAATGAGAAAATAGGGTTTAAAATCCGTGAGCATACTCTAAAACGCGTTCCTTATATGTTTGTCTGTGGAGACAAAGAGATGGAATCAGGAACAATTTCAGTTCGAACTCGCCAAGGTAAAGATCTTGGTAGCTTTGAAGTGAAACATGTTATAGAATTATTGCTAAATGAAATTCATAGTCGTTCATTAGAACAAATGAATTAA
- the infC gene encoding translation initiation factor IF-3 has protein sequence MKVSKRIQSTRAHKINDEITAREVRLTGVDGEQLGIVSLDEALKQAEEATLDLVEISPNAEPPVCRIMDYGKFLYEKSKATKEQKKKQKVVQVKEIKFRPGTDEGDYQVKLRSLIRFLEDGDKAKVTLRFRGREMAHQQLGTEMLDRIKEDLADLAIIESYPTKIEGRQMIMVLAPKKK, from the coding sequence ATTAAAGTCAGTAAACGAATTCAGTCAACACGCGCGCACAAAATCAATGATGAGATTACTGCTCGTGAGGTGAGGTTAACCGGCGTCGATGGTGAACAGCTCGGCATTGTTAGCTTAGACGAAGCTTTAAAACAAGCTGAGGAAGCAACATTAGATTTAGTTGAAATAAGTCCTAATGCAGAGCCACCTGTTTGTCGAATTATGGATTATGGCAAGTTCCTCTATGAAAAGAGTAAAGCAACAAAAGAACAGAAGAAGAAGCAAAAGGTTGTTCAGGTTAAGGAAATTAAATTCCGACCTGGTACAGACGAAGGCGACTATCAGGTAAAACTCCGCAGCCTGATACGCTTTCTTGAAGATGGCGATAAAGCTAAAGTTACGTTACGTTTTCGTGGACGTGAAATGGCTCACCAACAGTTAGGTACTGAAATGCTTGATCGCATTAAAGAAGACTTAGCTGATTTGGCTATCATTGAATCTTATCCAACTAAGATTGAAGGTCGTCAAATGATTATGGTGTTAGCGCCGAAGAAGAAATAG
- the rpmI gene encoding 50S ribosomal protein L35, whose translation MPKIKTVKGAAKRFKKTASGGFKHKQANKSHILTKKSTKRKRHLRGLTTVSKGDLGLVVACVPYA comes from the coding sequence ATGCCTAAAATTAAAACTGTAAAAGGCGCAGCAAAGCGCTTTAAAAAAACAGCATCTGGTGGCTTTAAGCATAAGCAAGCTAACAAGAGCCATATCCTAACTAAAAAATCAACTAAACGTAAACGTCATTTACGTGGTTTGACAACTGTGTCAAAAGGCGATTTAGGTTTAGTAGTGGCGTGTGTTCCATACGCTTAA
- the rplT gene encoding 50S ribosomal protein L20 translates to MARVKRGVIARARHKKILKQAKGYYGARSRVYRVAFQAVIKAGQYAYRDRRQRKRQFRQLWIVRINAAARQCGLSYSRFINGLKKASIEIDRKILADIAVFDKNAFAALVEKAKAAL, encoded by the coding sequence ATGGCTCGTGTTAAACGTGGTGTTATTGCTCGTGCACGTCACAAGAAAATTTTAAAACAAGCAAAAGGGTATTATGGTGCTCGTTCACGCGTATATCGTGTTGCTTTCCAAGCAGTAATTAAAGCTGGACAATATGCGTATCGTGACCGTCGTCAACGTAAACGTCAATTCCGTCAATTATGGATTGTTCGTATCAATGCTGCTGCTCGTCAATGTGGTTTATCTTACAGCCGTTTTATCAATGGTTTAAAGAAAGCTTCAATTGAAATCGATCGTAAGATCCTTGCAGATATCGCAGTATTCGATAAAAATGCATTCGCTGCATTAGTTGAAAAAGCAAAAGCTGCACTTTAA
- the pheS gene encoding phenylalanine--tRNA ligase subunit alpha gives MSQLVELVSNAKSAIESANDINTIEQIRVEYFGKKGYFTMQMASLRDVPADQRPAVGQKINDAKQEVVELLNQKRNFLERQTLNAKLANETIDITLPGKSLELGGLHPVTKTINRLVEFFGQLGFAVETGPEIEDDYHNFDALNIPAHHPARADHDTFWFDAKRLLRTQTSTVQIRTMENQKPPIRIIAPGRTYRNDYDQTHTPMFHQMEGLLVDKDISFTHLKGLLHDFLHCFFEDNMEIRFRPAYFPFTEPSAEVDIKAKNGKWLEVLGCGMVHPNVLRNVGIDPEEYCGFAFGMGIERLTMLRYGVTDLRSFFENDLRFLKQFN, from the coding sequence ATGTCTCAATTAGTTGAACTGGTAAGCAATGCCAAATCCGCTATTGAAAGTGCTAATGATATTAATACTATCGAACAGATTCGAGTGGAGTATTTTGGTAAAAAGGGCTATTTTACCATGCAAATGGCGTCTTTACGTGATGTTCCAGCTGATCAACGGCCAGCCGTAGGTCAGAAAATTAATGATGCAAAGCAAGAAGTTGTTGAGTTATTAAACCAAAAACGTAACTTTTTAGAGCGTCAGACTCTTAATGCAAAATTAGCCAATGAAACCATTGATATTACTCTTCCTGGTAAATCACTTGAATTAGGTGGATTGCATCCAGTAACTAAAACTATTAACCGTTTGGTTGAGTTTTTTGGGCAATTAGGTTTTGCTGTTGAAACAGGACCCGAAATAGAAGATGATTATCATAACTTCGATGCTTTAAATATTCCTGCACATCATCCTGCTCGTGCTGATCATGATACATTCTGGTTTGATGCAAAACGGTTATTACGTACCCAAACTTCAACAGTTCAAATTCGAACTATGGAAAATCAAAAACCACCAATTCGAATTATTGCTCCAGGCAGAACCTACCGAAACGATTATGATCAAACCCATACTCCGATGTTCCATCAAATGGAAGGGTTGTTGGTAGATAAAGATATTAGTTTTACGCATTTAAAAGGTTTATTACATGATTTTCTTCACTGTTTCTTTGAAGATAATATGGAAATAAGATTTAGACCTGCATATTTTCCATTTACTGAACCTTCAGCAGAAGTTGATATTAAAGCTAAAAATGGTAAATGGTTAGAAGTGTTAGGCTGTGGCATGGTTCATCCTAATGTGTTACGTAACGTAGGTATTGATCCTGAAGAGTATTGTGGTTTTGCATTTGGAATGGGAATCGAAAGATTAACCATGTTACGTTACGGTGTCACAGATTTACGTTCTTTCTTTGAAAATGATTTACGTTTTTTAAAGCAATTTAATTAG